The DNA region CCCAACATCAGCACCACCAGCATCGGCATCCAGAGGGTGAAATTCCACACCAAAGAACTGCACCGCCCAAGTCAGTTGGATGGTGTTTCATTTGAATAAGTGATTACACTAATTGATGCCTTAAAAGGGGTTATGGGAAAAATGGGTGGGTGGCCGGATCCTTCCCGATGACCCTAGAATACGAACGGAAAGACAGGTGGGGGTATCGTAAATTGGAGCTGAATTTACGACTGCAAAAGGGGTGAGGAAACATGATTCAAGGGAAAAACTAATCTGCCTCCACTCGGAATGATTGCGTACGCCGCCCGGCAGATCAATTAGGAGAAGGTTTGATTGGACGGGGGGATCGAGCTCGATTAGGCTCTTCCAGTCCTTTTGAACTACAAACACATCAGACACACTTTGAGCCGAGGAGGATTATAGATAGCATCGGGGGCGTCCGGATGCGGTTGATGTGGTTTATCGgcatttgaatggaaattgaCACGTTGCGTTGAAAGCAAGGGATTTGCTGTGGTTTACCGATGAAGGCAAATGGACTTAGACGATAGATTGGAATTAGAGCTGGTGTTGATTTGTATAACTGTTaatattgatttatttgaagtaACAGGATACAAGTATCACATAATGGCCCTAATTgggattttgaaacaaaaactatgaaGAAAAACAGAGTACATTTGAATCTAGCTTCCATAAGACAACAAGTACCCAATTTGACCCCCTCAACTCGAGTTGATGAAAGTGAAACAAGTGAATGAACTCGAAAATCGTTCAGCCATTACGATGCTTTGTCTATCAAAAATGCAACCCCCAAGGATCGTTCTCAATCAGCCAGACGATGAAAGACTTCTCAATTTTGGATCAGCCCGGGGTAACAGCAAGTCATCGAAAGAGTAGCTTTGCACGTTTGTTTTTTATGTCATTCAAATGTCCACCACGTGAGTGGATTCTTGAGCACAGATGCAAACACGCAGCGTGACGTCTGTCACATGCAAGGATCACAGACAAGCAGATTTTGAacgattatttttcaattttcccctCCTCCACCAAGATCTCATCAAATCAATCAGCAAGCAAATGTGACATTCGTGAGTTAAGTTCACCAAGTATCCACTTAAAAAGTTAAGCTGTTTCAAAGACAaacaaacgaaaaacacacttttcGATGTCCCCCAACCACACCATGTGTCTCGTTTTACGAGGAAAAATTTATTCCACCCCGTCGACGAACGAGCAGGACGACCTCCTGGAATGTTGAGTTGAGCAAATTCCCAAGAAAAACAAACCCCAACACGGAGCTTATTCTTGTAAAGAAGTTTGCTGAAGAACGGGTGATGGGGACCGTCCTGAAAGggtggaaggggggggggggggatggggTCTTCCTCGgaatcaattctcaaaaactgcGGCTTGCTGGCCTGGGCGACCATAAAGTATGAATGTTGGCATTTTACCGAATTCTTGTACCAATAACAAGAAAGTGAGCGAATCGAACGCGTTGAATTTTTGATTGCCATCAGTTTCTTTTGGGTACGTCATAATTTGGGGTGAAAATTTGGAACGTCTGGCGGTGTCATTCAATTTTGGGAACGCAAAGTTGTTGCGGTGAGAAGGATCAGAAGTAATCAAAACTTCCTTTTTTGAATGCCTAAGGAAGGCGCTAGCGTGAAGGAAAGGGGGAATACGCTGCATCCAGATTATATTTTGTGGTTGCAGACGGTGATGGACGTTTAATTTCAGGAAATGGTTTAGGTTTAAAGTTGAACGTGGCCTGTAAATGACCTTTAAAAACGGTAAGATTACAAggcagtagagcaattctctaccaaaaccgaaaattgattttgattGTATTTCTTGATTTGACTCAATCTTTCTGGAGGCCTTCtctaaaagaagccattttgtgtcattggttcacctataaaagtctccatacaattttggcagctgtccgtacaaaaatggtacgtaaatatttgaaaatctgtaacttttcaaggaattttctgatcaaattgttgtctttggcaaagttattcttattgatgaggactgttcagaaaaacacaaatacacggaaaaaatcttGCTGATTTTTTCATAAGCTTTTTAATCACAAAATCTCAATTTACCATAATCCGTCTTCttatattttcgagatttttagatattttttagaAGACCAAAacacgcaacttttgagccatatagTAGTATggtcaaacattttgctgtcaagttatgattttttgaaaatgttgtaattttgcaaatatttttttacgcctttttgcctttcttacaaaagaaaggtttaaggtttgcttttggaaaaacacttttctcggaaatcttaaaaaaatcttgcgcGGCGAGGagtcgtcccagaaaaaaaatcctactactaaattgaaggttgtgcgctctttcgattgaattttggcccgaatcccggaactcaaagtctgatttttgaaaactctttttctgaaatacttgggcgatgtctgtatccgctcttaaaaatttgtgtcttccatcattggaaaactgctcgtaaaacccacaatttttacatttcagatttgtagtcatggggtcggagacgaacactttatttttcgattcacaattttcgaccaataaatgtggtcaaagacattttttgaggtattttttggactattttacagataacactatcaaatcaCAAGAACTCAGTTTCAagcaaaaagccattcgaaaacatacgccataaactgctttggcccaaaatttgaagcttttccaaagtgtatttccagagatatagccttattagtgtttttcgtcttatttttaccctattttttcccattaaatttttgattttaatatagaatcatacacagaaaaaatcaattctcgtaatcttgaattaagttcacgaatgtgagaaccacgaaggaatttattcatgagtatggtgaatttgcaccataaacgtgaatatattctttcgtggttctcgcattcgtgaatttaatgcacgatttcgagaattggtttttttccagtgtatacTCAACATCAAATTCGGAGTCCCGACCcgttctcgctcgaaaaatcgacaagtcgtcaattcgaagcttgcgcgttttacgctgcgcttgaaagtgttctttttggcttctcattaaagatcgacaaagtgcaatagcgatacatatttttttaggttaagcatagactaacattaaagactgagtaccctttatattttttaaataatgtcaatccaatatgtttttcttaattaaattttaacacCTTGTgacccataatgtacctctgaaataaaaaaaaaacaatggtattcgaggtttagcctaaaaatattcgaagctttaggtcaaattctcactgggtggtatcattttgtttctgaaaaattaattgcaccaatatatttgtcggagttCCATCACAACGAAAAATTAAATGAAGATTAATGCAAAATTAACAACTAATATTTGACCGTAACAATTTTGCAGTTATTTTAAACCATTTAAATCAGGggtgttcaaaatttttcagtGGCGGGCCAAACTTGTGGCTTACATAAGCTTGCgcgtaaaatatgaaaatggtttattttaaaaattaaataacgttatttcaatcaaaaaatttacaacTCATCTTTCAgctgatgtgtttttttttttaatttaggtattttttacatgtttgttATTTAATATTAGagaacgaaaaaataaaatcttcaaCAGTTTCGTtcaattgaacattttttttcaaaataaatatataagcaaaaaattttaaattttcatgcgtTTTTTGCCTCATGATTAGGTTATACAataattttgcaataaaatatccACGTTCTGGTCTAGGTTGATGGATGGTTGATACTTCTGTGACTGAAGACAATCCTTGTTGAACAAATTAAATGagcattaaaaaagtttttaattatgtaatttttttttggtaaaataaagtaaataatTTTTGGAATAAATTGAAACTAAAATTATAAATCATTGCAAATGTGAGTGGGTTCGCATCCCGATAACGGTGGtttataagtccaaaaatcAGCCAATAAGCCATACTCATCAGTTAAAGTGGAATATCTATGTtttccattttagtcaaatttgaacgatTAATTACTCATTTCCAGggatgttaaaatatcaaaatatcagctctcagcaactacaattatcccattctaatcccgagcaggggtaaataacacgggaataccaaattttccatgttgtttttattgatattcttcatcacatcgaatgcatttgtcattgatgaactgcctgtgcatgaagttcttgaagcttttgaaaaataacaagtttgaaaaataagtggtATTAAAAGGAAACTGgattaaaattcaccaaaattcaataatctgtctcGTTAGCCAAAGTATTTGgatatcccaacttagagaaatttcaacgatttaaaaaaaaatcttagtgggtacattaaaaaaatgtaaataagctttaacatttttgagtttcaagtcattttagcgcacaATTATTTATatcgtcaaaatttatttaaaaaaacccttagtttcagaggaatttgatgaaatacttcaataccaaaataataccaaaatgtggcattctgacttcgaaaattttccacaatttcaagtcatttctataaaGGCTATatcgaaaatgtttaaaatcaagttttaaatttccggttttcattgaaggcattcgctttgagacatcattttagcgcaaaattaattattttgtcaaaattggtcaaaattttgccatagtTTCATAGGAATTccataaaacactgtaataccaaaataataccaaaatgtggcattctgacttagaaatttttccacaatttcaagtcatttctatatggggtatatcaaaaatgtttaaaatcaagtttgaaatcttcggttttcaatgaaagcatacgctttgagacatcattttaacgcaaaattaattattttgtcaaaattggtcaaaatattcccatagtttcagaggaatttgataaaacactgtaataccaaaagaataccaaaatgtggtgtttgaccattgacaaattctgcaattttgcaatatcaaaacaatacttaaattggtatgatagcacattttgctcttgcataatccttaagacaaattttaaagggtccaggaatgcaaaaatttggtattgataccagagagaggtattattacgcatttcccttgttatttacccatgctcgggtacgcagaccacacaaaaaaacacaagtgggccatactttggtcaagGTTTATGATTTAATCTTAAACGTCATTATTTCAATCGAAAGTGTTGACAAAAATTTATCTAGAATATCTTTATGTTGAATAATGGTTCAAGATTGTGAActctatattttatattttaaggaAGTTAAAAAGTGCCATTCTCATTCTCTGGTCAAAGGAAATCTGGCATCACTTTATTTgtccaacaaaatcaacaagtttaaaattgaattagtTTGTGGCTTTGAAGTAATATCAGACTTAAACTGGATTTCCCACGCACCGCAAAGAAGTAAAGCTGCGAGTACGAATTATTTGAAGAGCATCAAACCCAAAACactaatttaaaatcatatttgcgTCAGTTGTGAGCTAGAGACgctcaaatgtatttttttcatcgacTTTATGTTGGATACTTAAGGTcgaaattaaaatccaaaaaaaaacttcatggtTGTGTATGAGCTATTTAACAAACAAACATTGAGAAGTATCATCATCCCCACCCGTAAAAAGCTGGAAGTTGAAATAAATTGGATAGCTTTCAGCTTTTGTTGCGCATCCCACAAACGTCAGCCGCCAGCATTTTACCCACATCCGGTGCGGGATGCAAATAGCACTTCAGAGTgcatttgccatttttttttgttgttgctcctTTTCTACGCGCTGTTTAATGCTACACCAAATGGTTTTCCCAGTCAGTCTGCTTATGTGTGTGAGAGTTATTCTGCGAGCGTATATTTGTGTTGAGGTAATATCATTTGATTAAGTTGATGCTGCCTCGCAGATTGGCGGAACAAGAGCTTTCAAAATGCACTTGGGAGTGGtggtttgaaataaaatttgatgcAGTTGTACTCATAATGGATTTCTCTGGAAGTCATTAAACTGACATATGGTATGAGTTTTTGGTATGAAAATAATTGTAGAGTAgctcgtgattattttttttttatatttttagtttcctTTTCCATGAATGCTTTTTCTAAAATACAGTGATTCAAATTTATACCTTATGTAATGtgcaaattaaacaaaactgACCTTATGTGCATACCAATTCTTAGAAGATAACTTTATCGGGGCTGATAACAGCTCTAGTAAAGCACAGTTAAAAAACATTCAAGGATTTCTGAATAAGTTGAGGAGGTGCCATTTTCTGATATCagccactgtttttttttaatgtaaaaagtttatttgtaacgatgaaaaaaggtttaaaatattttgttgtgcCTAACAGCGATTAGGTTATCTTCTCAAAACATAGAATCGCTTGAGAAGAGTACTATTTAACTGCTACTCGAATTAGCGAACCAAATAGTCAAGTTATAGTTTTGTCGGACACAACAGTTACTACAGCATTGTCTTTTGGATAGTTGCGATTGCGTCCCATTGAAGATTATCAAATATGGCGATGGACATTAAAAGGCTAAAACCACAAGTTCTTTTAATAGTCGTTGTTTTTACCCAGTTAGTTTATTCGCAGAACGTTGGTAAGCTTAGATAAAGATGTATTTTGTATGACATTTTTATGACGATATCTCAATAGTTACAAACGACCCCAGCACCATCTCCAATCTGTACATCAACGTGAACGCGCGGTACAATCACTTGGAGCTAACGTGGCGCAACTTCAACGATCCCAACGGGTACATCGTGCTGGCGGAGGACTACCCAATCAGCGCATTCCAGCGCCGGGTGCTGAATCTTCCCTGGGTGCCGATAACCTTCTGGGAGTATAGTTTTGGACGGGATAAGAAGAGGGGTATTTACTCGGTTAAGCCTACGGAGTCCAGCGGGTGGATCGAGACTTGTAAGTTGAACTGTTGGGTAAGGATCTTTGGTATAATGCAGATCTCTTCTCTAGATGTTACCTTCAACCGAAACGTATTGGACAAGGTTGACTTCAATACCAGCTGTTACGGATACTATGGGTACTTCGTGGATTACAACGGCTCAGTCAAGTCTGTATATTGCATGAAGTTGCACCCAACGTGGATGTCCGACCAGCGAGCCAAACTGGGCAGATTTCGACTGCGAGAGCTGTTTATTCCGGGGACCCATGACTCATCTTCGTATAGGGAAGCCTTACCTCCGTTACTTTGGGACACACCAGTTAATAAGTACAGCATAACTCAGGACGACAGCATTCGAGATCAGCTCCTGCAAGGAGCTCGGTACATCGACCTACGACCTGCGTTCTACCCACTGTTGAAGCCTCCATTCTACGCGAATCATGGAGTCGTTAGCTTCCACCCTCTGCAGGTCATTCTGAGACAGGTTCAGGACTACGCACTGAAGACAAATGAGATTATCATTCTGGACGCCCATGAGTTTCCGGTGGGCTTCCGGAATAACAACGTTCACGACAAGTTGGTGCAATATCTGAAGAATTCCCTAAGTGACGTACTTGCCGATCCCGCCATAGGTTGGAACTCGAAACTGGAGGACATCTGGACTCGAAATCGAACTGTAGTCCTAACCTACAACGACAATTACGTTGCGTCCAAGTACGCGGACATAGTGTGGAGTCCGGTACGGCAAAGGTGGGGAAACGTACAGAACGTGACAAAGTTGAAGGACTACTTGTACGGGGTTCATCAGGAGGGGGCTTCCTCGATGGTGGTAGCCGATATGGCCGAGTTGACCGCGACTACGCTGGGAGCTGTGACCGGAGTCAGTCCGGGGTTGCGGGAAATGGCCGATTCGGTCAACCGTCACGTGACTCGGTGGTACTTTGAGGATCTCGGACCGACGACGAACGTGGTTGCGGTCGATTTTCTTCGAGGGACTAGTATTGTGGATGCGGCACTGTACTGGAACCTCAAAAAggtgacttgaaaaaaataaatttagctaCGAATGAGCTTGGATAAGCCACAAAACAAGTAATTCATAGACTCATTGAAGAGATAGAACGGCACCACCTGTGTCGGTACAGCACTTCTCCGAAAATTCACCTTGAAAACAAACGGCAAACTCTCGGATCTAGATAAGGAAAACATTTGTCTACACCTCTACAAAAGCAAACAGTTCTGGAAGCCATCCAACTTTGAGCATCCTTCCAACAGTTACGCTGCTAATCTGTTCTGCCACAGTGACTCCGTTGTCTCTAGCGAAACCAAGCTTCCCAGCGAGTTAAAATTTTACCCAAAGTggttaattttataaatatgaCACCGCCCTCTCGCACTAACAGGTACTCCAATCTTCAGCGAGCTATCCATCGCCACCGTAACTGGGTCACAACAGATCCAACGAGTCGAGTTGGCTGAAAGTATTTTAATATAATGTCTGAGATACCTTATCTCAATTTCTCTATCACCAGTCAGTGGAAGGGCGTGCTGAGCCGAGCCAACTAACTAACTATCTAACAAAGCTCAGCCAAAGTTGCCACTTGTAGTGGCTCGTTCGAACGGTGGTGGGATGTTTTCACCTAGAAACAGGAGAGGCCCTTTGAGTTCCGCTGAACTTTGACCCACGTGTGAACAGTGGTTTCCTTAATTTATgctaatttaattgatttttttaaatttgaaattttaaaagtttatataaaatGTATTCAAgtcaaacaaaagtttgaatttttgacCACCGAAAACCCACAACTCACCCACTGTTCCCACCGGCGAAAGGGTGCTCTGCGTTGGCATCTCACGTACACCGGAGTTTTCCTTTCGCATAGCTGGGAGGAAAAGTTTTGCCCGAGGCGACGGCAACGCAGGTGAGATTACACGTTTGTGATTAGAAGAGCAGTTTCGGAAGGGTTGTGTAGGAAAGGAGGGGACCGGCAGGTGTGCTGCAAATGGATGTGTCACCGAGACCAGTGTGCAATTTTAGCCTGTCTGGcgtgggaggaggaggaggaggagatgTGACACGTGGCTGTCTCCGGActgggaaattaaatttccccgaaaattccttGCAACCAGATCGCTACAAGTGATGGAGACGTGCTGTGACGTAGACAGCCTTTGATCGGAATCTTGAGGGGGATAATTAAAATTGCGAAACAGAACGTTTTAGTGAAATGTTATATTATTGGATTTTCCTGAATAAGCTTGCCacatttttgcttattttattgcgttaaaaaatgaattaaaatatttgtttgttgGCAGTGAATGAAACACGTGTTCTTTTCTCGCGTTGCCAATCAAAAAGCAATATTATAACTGTACTTCCCAGAATACTAGGCGTTTTTAATCTGCGACATCGAAGGAAAATTCGAGTAATTCGAGTAATTCCATAATAACTCAGTAATGGagtacccgcagtcgagcagtttttgacagttcgctccataaggaATATATTGTAGAAAaaggcaaaaactgctcgaatggaagtgctccattcgtgtatttcccatcaattcaagtaaatcggcagaatgcattttaattttccttgatgccttttatggttgcaagaagtacagagcggattcagAATGTCCGCAAATTTGGATgctctctaattcaaatgtattcggatgaaaaacaactcaaacgtcaaaatcagttgtcaaactgatgttgatatttaccccATTATTCGACGATTTCCAAGTAGGGCGTCcaagtttcccggaaaacggaaaaaatatattatttattcccgggaaatttttgaaaacgtcattaaatctatgttttctttatatttgttatgtttttaaaatcatacttttagctcaatactattaataggaaagcacttttagatagttttacagatttttttgttctttgttgtgctttgaattttaaatgcactcaaacgtcaaaatcagttgtcaaacagATGTTGATATTTTCCC from Culex quinquefasciatus strain JHB chromosome 3, VPISU_Cqui_1.0_pri_paternal, whole genome shotgun sequence includes:
- the LOC6041179 gene encoding PI-PLC X domain-containing protein 1, with protein sequence MAMDIKRLKPQVLLIVVVFTQLVYSQNVVTNDPSTISNLYINVNARYNHLELTWRNFNDPNGYIVLAEDYPISAFQRRVLNLPWVPITFWEYSFGRDKKRGIYSVKPTESSGWIETYVTFNRNVLDKVDFNTSCYGYYGYFVDYNGSVKSVYCMKLHPTWMSDQRAKLGRFRLRELFIPGTHDSSSYREALPPLLWDTPVNKYSITQDDSIRDQLLQGARYIDLRPAFYPLLKPPFYANHGVVSFHPLQVILRQVQDYALKTNEIIILDAHEFPVGFRNNNVHDKLVQYLKNSLSDVLADPAIGWNSKLEDIWTRNRTVVLTYNDNYVASKYADIVWSPVRQRWGNVQNVTKLKDYLYGVHQEGASSMVVADMAELTATTLGAVTGVSPGLREMADSVNRHVTRWYFEDLGPTTNVVAVDFLRGTSIVDAALYWNLKKVT